The following proteins are encoded in a genomic region of Streptomyces collinus Tu 365:
- a CDS encoding response regulator transcription factor — MRVLVVEDEQLLADAVATGLRREAMAVDVVYDGAAALERIGVNDYDVVVLDRDLPLVHGDDVCRRIVELGMPTRVLMLTASGDVSDRVEGLEIGADDYLPKPFAFSELIARVRALGRRTSVPLPPVLERAGIKLDPNRREVFRDGKEVQLAPKEFAVLEVLMRSEGAVVSAEQLLEKAWDENTDPFTNVVRVTVMTLRRKLGEPPVIVTVPGSGYRI; from the coding sequence GTGCGCGTACTCGTCGTCGAGGACGAGCAACTGCTCGCCGATGCGGTGGCCACCGGACTGCGCCGGGAGGCCATGGCCGTCGACGTCGTGTACGACGGCGCGGCCGCCCTCGAACGCATCGGCGTCAACGACTACGACGTGGTCGTCCTCGACCGCGACCTCCCGCTCGTGCACGGCGACGACGTCTGCCGCAGGATCGTGGAGCTGGGCATGCCCACCCGGGTGCTCATGCTCACCGCCTCCGGTGACGTGAGCGACCGCGTCGAGGGCCTGGAGATCGGCGCCGACGACTACCTTCCCAAGCCGTTCGCGTTCAGCGAGCTGATCGCGCGGGTGCGCGCCCTCGGACGGCGCACCAGCGTGCCCCTGCCGCCGGTCCTGGAGCGCGCCGGCATCAAGCTCGACCCCAACCGCCGCGAGGTCTTCCGCGACGGCAAGGAGGTCCAGCTCGCGCCCAAGGAGTTCGCCGTCCTGGAGGTCCTGATGCGTAGCGAGGGCGCGGTCGTCTCGGCCGAGCAGCTGCTGGAGAAGGCCTGGGACGAGAACACCGACCCGTTCACCAACGTCGTGCGCGTGACCGTCATGACGCTGCGCCGCAAGCTCGGCGAGCCGCCCGTGATCGTCACGGTGCCCGGCTCCGGATACCGGATCTGA